Part of the bacterium genome is shown below.
CTTATTCTCAACGGACGGGGTGGAGAGGTAGGGATTGTGCGGACATTTGGAACATTTGTCGTGGGTGGGAATTTAGTTGTTGGGATTGTGATATTTCTGATTTTAGTTATAATTCAACTTTTAGTGATTGTGCGAGGGACAATGCGGGTTTCAGAGGTAGCGGCAAGATTTACCTTAGATGCTATGCCAGGCAGACAGATGGCGATTGATGCGGATTTGAATGCGGGTTATATTACGGAAAAAGAGGCGGCAGATAGACGAGTGCAAATCCGTAAAGAAGCAGATTTCTACGGTGCAATGGACGGTGCGGCAAGATTTGTTCAAGGAGATGTTATTGCTGGTGTGGTTATTGCCGCTATCAATATCATCGGTGGTTTAACGATTGGTGTTTTAATGCGTGGTGAACCATTAGCCGATGCATTCCACGACTATACAACTTATACCGTTGGCTGTGCACTTTCGGCTCAAATACCAGCATTCCTCATATCCGTGGCTACGGGTTTAATCGTGGCAAGGGCGGCTACTGAAGAAAATTTAGGATTAGATGCGGTTAATCAATTAACCGCTCAACCCAGAGTGTTATGGATAGCCACCGGCTCTTTAATCTTCTTCTTACTTACACCTTTACCTAAAATTCCTTTGATTCTTGTTGCCACAACCATTGGCTCAATCGCTTATTTAATGAGTAAATCGGTGAAGGTAGAAGAAAAGAAAACAGTAGAAGAGAAAAAGAAAAAGGAGTTAGAATGGCTTAAGAAACCTGAAAGTGTCGCCTCTTTACTGGCTATGGACCCAATGGAACTTGAGATTGGCTATGCACTCATTCCTCTTGTTGACCCGGAACAAGGTGGGGATTTATTAGATAGAGTTACTATGCTTCGCCGACAATCAGCCCTTGAATTAGGAATAGTTGTTCCGCCAATTAGAATTAGAGATAATATTCAACTAAAACCAAATACTTATGTTATTAAGATAAGAGGATTTGAGATAGGTAAAGGCACTATAAAAATCGACCGGTATCTGGCAATGAATCCCGGAACAATAACTGAGGAGATAGAAGGCGAGACAACAATAGAACCCGCCTATGGTTCTCAGGCTATCTGGATTAAAGAAGAACAAAGAGAAGAGGCAGAGAAAATGGGCTATTCCATAATTGACCCTCCAACAATTATCTCAACTCATCTCCAGAAAATAATAAGACAAAACGCCCCGGATTTAGTTACCAGACAGGATGTTCAGAGTTTAATAGATACCCTCAAACAAAATCATCCAACAGTCGTTGCAGAATTAATCCCCAGCCAATTAAGTTTAGGTGAGGTTCAGAAGGTATTACATAATCTTTTACGAGAGGGGATTTCAATTCGTGATTTATTAACTATTGCTGAGGTATTAGCGGATTGGGCACCAAAAACCAAAGATATTGGCTTTCTAACTGAACAGGTAAGGATGAGTCTGGCAAGACAGATTATTCGACAATATTCGAGAGATGGCATTTTATCCGCCATCACCTTACATCCAAAATTAGAGAATGAAATGGCTGATAATCTTCAACAAACATCAGAAGGAGAACAAGTTATACTTGACCCAATCAGACTTCAGAAGATTATTCTGGCACTTCAGGAAGAGATAAAGAAAAATATTAAGGAAGACCCTGTTATTTTATGTTCTCCCAGAATAAGAAGGCATTTTAAAAATTTAATTATGAACTCAATCCCTCAAGTAGGTGTTATATCATATAATGAAATAGCAAATGTCGAAGTAAAATCAGTGGGGATGGTAAGTGTATCATGATGAAATATAAAACTTATGAGGCATTAACTTTACAGCAAGCGATATTAAAAATGACGATAGACCTGGGAAAAGATGCGTTATTAGTCAGTCATCGAAATATTCGCAAAGGTGGGGTATGGGGATTATTTGGGCAAAAAATGGTTGAGGTAACAGCGGCTGTGCCAATGAAATCTGTTCCTGTGCCACCAACTTTACCTAAAACATCTCAAATCATCACCTCGTCTGCTACCCCGCCCCCGGCACAACGAGTCATCTATTCTACTCCAACT
Proteins encoded:
- a CDS encoding flagellar biosynthesis protein FlhA — its product is LILNGRGGEVGIVRTFGTFVVGGNLVVGIVIFLILVIIQLLVIVRGTMRVSEVAARFTLDAMPGRQMAIDADLNAGYITEKEAADRRVQIRKEADFYGAMDGAARFVQGDVIAGVVIAAINIIGGLTIGVLMRGEPLADAFHDYTTYTVGCALSAQIPAFLISVATGLIVARAATEENLGLDAVNQLTAQPRVLWIATGSLIFFLLTPLPKIPLILVATTIGSIAYLMSKSVKVEEKKTVEEKKKKELEWLKKPESVASLLAMDPMELEIGYALIPLVDPEQGGDLLDRVTMLRRQSALELGIVVPPIRIRDNIQLKPNTYVIKIRGFEIGKGTIKIDRYLAMNPGTITEEIEGETTIEPAYGSQAIWIKEEQREEAEKMGYSIIDPPTIISTHLQKIIRQNAPDLVTRQDVQSLIDTLKQNHPTVVAELIPSQLSLGEVQKVLHNLLREGISIRDLLTIAEVLADWAPKTKDIGFLTEQVRMSLARQIIRQYSRDGILSAITLHPKLENEMADNLQQTSEGEQVILDPIRLQKIILALQEEIKKNIKEDPVILCSPRIRRHFKNLIMNSIPQVGVISYNEIANVEVKSVGMVSVS